In Montipora capricornis isolate CH-2021 chromosome 4, ASM3666992v2, whole genome shotgun sequence, a single genomic region encodes these proteins:
- the LOC138047208 gene encoding GDP-D-glucose phosphorylase 1-like isoform X2, whose protein sequence is MRFTKRRKPDPFTSVCQPFNPEKFNFTKVPSKEVLFELCPKNRPMSALGSDDHHIMLINLSPMEYGHSLLAPSVNSGLPQVLTEEGILLGLETAMLSSHRGFRVGYNSLCAYCSVNHLHFHVWYNKFPSYLETVEVIPVCEDLFEVRDYATTAFVFELGPHTDVSMLARKVHQMSSYFISNEVAHTLHIMRGRACRSKNVQNGFVLEGDDESVLRVFLWPRNSVIGSNVKSSYADTDDRPMAVCEFGGFVAVETRDTFNSFTEEKFCEYMKRATLPEEEFVRHREEVRKLLIKNN, encoded by the exons ATGCGTTTCACCAAACGCAGAAAGCCGGACCCATTCACCAGCGTCTGTCAGCCATTcaaccctgaaaaattcaatttcacgAAGGTACCTAGCAAAGAG GTATTATTTGAGCTTTGTCCTAAGAACAGACCCATGTCAGCTCTTGGCAGTGATGACCATCATATTATGTTGATAAACCTCAGTCCAATGGAGTATGGCCACTCATTGTTGGCTCCAAGTGTTAATTCAGGTCTCCCACAG GTCCTCACTGAAGAGGGAATATTACTGGGTTTGGAGACAGCAATGTTGAGCAGCCACAG AGGTTTCCGTGTGGGATACAACAGTCTTTGTGCTTATTGCTCTGTCaatcatttacattttcatgtgtgGTACAACAAGTTTCCTTCCTATCTGGAGACAGTT GAAGTAATACCTGTTTGTGAAGACCTATTTGAAGTCAGGGACTATGCAACAACTGCTTTTGTCTTTGAATTGGGACCCCACACAGACGTTAGTATGCTAGCAAG AAAAGTGCACCAAATGTCATCATATTTCATCAGCAACGAAGTGGCGCACACTCTTCACATCATGCGGGGACGCGCATGCAGGTCAAAAAACGTTCAAAATGGTTTTGTTCTGGAGGGTGATGACGAATCTGTGCTTAGAGTGTTCCTTTGGCCTCGAAATTCAGTGATCG GTTCAAATGTCAAGAGTTCGTATGCAGATACAGATGATCGACCCATGGCTGTTTGTGAATTTGGTGGCTTTGTTGCTGTGGAAA CACGAGACACATTTAACTCCTTCACTGAAGAAAAGTTTTGTGAATACATGAAACGGGCTACTTTACCTGAAGAAGAGTTTGTCCGGCACAGGGAAGAAGTGCGAAAATTATTAATTAAGAATAACTAG
- the LOC138047208 gene encoding GDP-D-glucose phosphorylase 1-like isoform X1 — MPCSKITAVERQFSYSSDDFKWPNVKKQCQLEPSSFDRQLGETWNAAADAGYFAYNLDKVEGRLAPGKYSLYIQLNEMRFTKRRKPDPFTSVCQPFNPEKFNFTKVPSKEVLFELCPKNRPMSALGSDDHHIMLINLSPMEYGHSLLAPSVNSGLPQVLTEEGILLGLETAMLSSHRGFRVGYNSLCAYCSVNHLHFHVWYNKFPSYLETVEVIPVCEDLFEVRDYATTAFVFELGPHTDVSMLARKVHQMSSYFISNEVAHTLHIMRGRACRSKNVQNGFVLEGDDESVLRVFLWPRNSVIGSNVKSSYADTDDRPMAVCEFGGFVAVETRDTFNSFTEEKFCEYMKRATLPEEEFVRHREEVRKLLIKNN; from the exons TTTGACAGGCAACTTGGGGAAACATGGAATGCAGCTGCAGATGCTGGTTATTTCGCATACAACCTTGACAAAGTGGAAGGCAGGTTGGCACCTGGAAAATATTCTTTGTACATACAG TTAAATGAGATGCGTTTCACCAAACGCAGAAAGCCGGACCCATTCACCAGCGTCTGTCAGCCATTcaaccctgaaaaattcaatttcacgAAGGTACCTAGCAAAGAG GTATTATTTGAGCTTTGTCCTAAGAACAGACCCATGTCAGCTCTTGGCAGTGATGACCATCATATTATGTTGATAAACCTCAGTCCAATGGAGTATGGCCACTCATTGTTGGCTCCAAGTGTTAATTCAGGTCTCCCACAG GTCCTCACTGAAGAGGGAATATTACTGGGTTTGGAGACAGCAATGTTGAGCAGCCACAG AGGTTTCCGTGTGGGATACAACAGTCTTTGTGCTTATTGCTCTGTCaatcatttacattttcatgtgtgGTACAACAAGTTTCCTTCCTATCTGGAGACAGTT GAAGTAATACCTGTTTGTGAAGACCTATTTGAAGTCAGGGACTATGCAACAACTGCTTTTGTCTTTGAATTGGGACCCCACACAGACGTTAGTATGCTAGCAAG AAAAGTGCACCAAATGTCATCATATTTCATCAGCAACGAAGTGGCGCACACTCTTCACATCATGCGGGGACGCGCATGCAGGTCAAAAAACGTTCAAAATGGTTTTGTTCTGGAGGGTGATGACGAATCTGTGCTTAGAGTGTTCCTTTGGCCTCGAAATTCAGTGATCG GTTCAAATGTCAAGAGTTCGTATGCAGATACAGATGATCGACCCATGGCTGTTTGTGAATTTGGTGGCTTTGTTGCTGTGGAAA CACGAGACACATTTAACTCCTTCACTGAAGAAAAGTTTTGTGAATACATGAAACGGGCTACTTTACCTGAAGAAGAGTTTGTCCGGCACAGGGAAGAAGTGCGAAAATTATTAATTAAGAATAACTAG